A window from Rhodocyclaceae bacterium encodes these proteins:
- a CDS encoding type II secretion system F family protein, protein MATFQYKAVDRTGRTARGTLDAMNDVDLELRLRRMGLDMISFRAIEPRSIHALGSVKRQDVINLVFDLEQISRAGIPMLDGLRDLRDGIDNPRLREILTSVVEDMEGGRTLSQCLGQHPSIFNNVFVSLVRAGEQSGQMTEVLENLGTTLRMQDELSAQTRRLLVYPSVVLLVVLAVMAFLFTYLVPQVTGLLRTMGIALPLQTRLMIGVSEVVRGYWPLLLAGPIVAAVVAVSLVRTSDRARLAWDHVKLRIPVTGPLLQKVIMARFANVFALLYRSGITILEALRTSEAIVDNRVISQSIARAGSQINAGISLTDAFRDLGTFPPLVIRMLRVGETTGALDTALANVTYFYNRDVRESIERGLKLLEPALIFVLGMSLLLIMWAVLSPVYDILGKLKL, encoded by the coding sequence ATGGCAACCTTCCAGTACAAGGCGGTCGACCGTACCGGGCGTACCGCACGCGGCACCCTCGACGCGATGAACGACGTCGACCTGGAGCTGCGGCTGCGCCGGATGGGGCTCGACATGATCTCGTTCCGGGCGATCGAGCCGCGCAGCATCCACGCGCTGGGTTCGGTGAAACGCCAGGACGTGATCAACCTGGTGTTCGACCTCGAGCAGATCAGCCGAGCCGGCATCCCGATGCTCGACGGCCTGCGCGACCTGCGCGACGGCATCGACAACCCGCGCCTGCGCGAGATCCTCACCTCGGTGGTCGAGGACATGGAGGGCGGGCGAACGCTGTCGCAATGCCTCGGACAGCACCCGTCCATATTCAACAACGTATTCGTGAGCCTGGTCCGCGCAGGCGAGCAGTCGGGGCAGATGACCGAGGTGCTCGAGAACCTCGGCACGACGCTGCGCATGCAGGACGAACTGAGCGCTCAGACCCGGCGCCTGCTGGTCTACCCGAGCGTGGTGCTGCTGGTGGTGCTGGCGGTAATGGCCTTCCTGTTCACCTATCTCGTACCCCAGGTGACCGGACTGCTGCGCACGATGGGTATCGCACTGCCGCTGCAGACCAGGCTGATGATCGGCGTCTCGGAGGTGGTGCGCGGCTACTGGCCCCTGCTCCTCGCAGGGCCGATCGTCGCGGCGGTGGTGGCCGTGTCGCTGGTGCGCACGAGCGACCGCGCGCGCCTGGCATGGGATCATGTGAAGCTGCGCATACCGGTCACCGGGCCGCTGCTGCAGAAGGTGATCATGGCGCGCTTCGCCAACGTGTTCGCGCTCCTCTACCGATCGGGCATCACCATCCTCGAAGCGCTTCGCACGAGCGAGGCGATCGTCGACAACCGTGTGATCAGCCAATCGATCGCGCGTGCAGGCAGCCAGATCAATGCGGGGATCAGCCTGACCGATGCCTTTCGCGACCTGGGCACCTTCCCGCCACTCGTGATCCGGATGCTGCGGGTGGGCGAGACGACCGGAGCGCTCGACACCGCCCTTGCCAACGTCACGTACTTCTACAATCGGGACGTGCGCGAATCGATCGAACGCGGACTCAAGCTCCTCGAGCCGGCACTGATCTTCGTGCTCGGCATGTCGCTGCTGCTGATCATGTGGGCGGTGCTGTCGCCGGTGTACGACATCCTGGGCAAACTGAAGCTGTGA
- the tadA gene encoding Flp pilus assembly complex ATPase component TadA, producing the protein MTDPRRKLRLGELLVQQGLLSVDQLRIVLTEQKRQNIPIGRLLVQLGFVSEDVIRDAMARRIGQESIDLAQVVVDAEALSLVPEEFARRNRVLPIAYEAQKNLLTLATTDVFKVVVLDQLRANLGGRVEIHTLLATEAQIEESIDKFYGFNLSVDGILEEIETGEIDYQSLQVAEGEYTQPVVRLVGALLIDAVKRGASDIHFEPEQAFLRIRYRIDGVLETIRSLHKTYWPGIAVRVKVMSGMNIAETRAPQDGRVSMNLSGRTIDFRVSTQPTIHGENIVLRVLDREKSIISLDRMDLTDRQREKLLLMLARPEGILIVTGPTGSGKTTTLYSLLSQVNDETVNIMTLEDPVEYPVTLMRQTSVNESAKMEFANGIRSIMRQDPDIILVGEVRDHETAEMAFRAAMTGHQVFTTLHTNSALGAFPRLFDIGIPPDIMAGNITGVVAQRLVRVLCKECRELYVPTPEELRLIARPVEQLYRPVGCNHCNGKGYRGRTAIMEILVMDGEIDELVARRATLRELRNTAMARDFRPLADEAIERVVDGTTSLVEVARTVDLTGRYS; encoded by the coding sequence GTGACGGATCCGCGCAGGAAGCTCCGCCTCGGAGAACTGCTGGTGCAGCAGGGACTGCTGTCGGTCGACCAGTTGCGTATCGTGCTGACCGAGCAGAAGCGCCAGAACATCCCGATCGGCCGGCTGCTGGTGCAGTTGGGGTTCGTGTCCGAGGACGTGATCCGCGACGCGATGGCGCGCCGGATCGGCCAGGAGAGCATCGACCTCGCCCAGGTGGTGGTCGATGCCGAAGCGCTCAGCCTGGTGCCCGAGGAGTTCGCCCGACGCAACCGGGTGCTGCCGATCGCCTACGAAGCACAGAAGAACCTGCTGACCCTTGCCACCACCGACGTGTTCAAGGTGGTCGTACTCGACCAGTTGCGTGCCAACCTCGGTGGTCGGGTCGAGATCCACACGCTGCTCGCGACCGAAGCGCAGATCGAGGAATCGATCGACAAGTTCTACGGCTTCAATCTGTCGGTGGACGGCATCCTCGAAGAGATCGAGACCGGCGAGATCGACTACCAGAGCCTGCAGGTGGCCGAGGGCGAGTACACGCAGCCGGTGGTGCGGCTGGTCGGTGCACTGCTGATCGATGCGGTGAAGCGCGGTGCGTCGGACATCCACTTCGAGCCCGAGCAGGCGTTCCTGCGCATCCGCTACCGGATCGACGGCGTGCTCGAGACGATCCGCAGCCTGCACAAGACCTACTGGCCGGGCATCGCGGTGCGCGTGAAGGTGATGAGCGGCATGAACATCGCCGAGACGCGTGCGCCACAGGACGGCCGCGTGTCGATGAACCTGTCCGGACGCACGATCGATTTCCGCGTGTCGACGCAGCCGACCATCCACGGCGAGAACATCGTGCTGCGTGTGCTCGACCGCGAGAAGTCGATCATCAGCCTCGACCGGATGGACCTGACCGACCGCCAGCGCGAGAAGCTGCTGCTGATGCTGGCCAGACCTGAGGGCATCCTTATCGTCACCGGCCCGACAGGCAGCGGCAAGACGACCACGCTGTACTCGCTGCTGTCGCAGGTCAACGACGAGACGGTCAACATCATGACTCTCGAGGATCCGGTCGAATATCCGGTGACCCTGATGCGCCAGACATCGGTCAACGAAAGCGCGAAGATGGAATTCGCGAACGGCATCCGCTCGATCATGCGCCAGGATCCGGACATCATCCTCGTCGGCGAGGTTCGCGACCACGAAACCGCCGAGATGGCGTTCCGCGCGGCGATGACCGGCCATCAGGTATTCACCACGCTGCACACGAACTCGGCACTCGGCGCGTTCCCGCGCCTGTTCGACATAGGCATACCGCCCGACATCATGGCGGGCAACATCACCGGCGTGGTCGCGCAACGGCTGGTGCGGGTGCTCTGCAAGGAATGCCGCGAACTGTACGTGCCCACGCCGGAGGAACTGCGCCTGATCGCCCGGCCGGTGGAACAGCTGTACCGGCCTGTCGGCTGCAACCACTGCAACGGCAAGGGTTACCGCGGCCGTACCGCCATCATGGAGATCCTGGTGATGGATGGCGAGATCGACGAACTGGTCGCCCGCCGCGCGACGCTGCGCGAGCTGCGCAACACTGCGATGGCGCGCGACTTCCGGCCGCTCGCCGACGAGGCAATCGAACGCGTGGTCGACGGCACCACCAGTCTGGTCGAAGTGGCGCGCACGGTCGATCTGACCGGCCGCTACAGCTGA